The following are from one region of the Carnobacterium gallinarum DSM 4847 genome:
- the atpB gene encoding F0F1 ATP synthase subunit A, with amino-acid sequence MDHEAPIIHLFGLAFNVANMITVVAACLIVFLITFVCTRNLKIKPTGKQNFIEWIVDFVRTIISGPMSWKEGAQFHLLGFTLLLFVFVSNMMGLPLTLTVGGKGYWKSPTADPVVCLALALMVVLLTHYFGVREQGFKEYFVNSYIKPVSFLLPIKLLEEFTNTLTLALRLYGNIYAGEILLGLIASLGLSYGPWTWIIGLPLEMIWQGFSMFIGSIQAFVFTTLTMVYMAHKVQVEE; translated from the coding sequence GTGGATCATGAGGCTCCAATAATTCATTTATTTGGCTTGGCGTTTAATGTGGCGAACATGATTACGGTCGTGGCTGCATGTTTAATTGTTTTCTTAATTACGTTTGTTTGTACGAGAAATCTAAAAATTAAACCAACAGGAAAACAAAATTTCATTGAATGGATTGTTGATTTCGTACGAACCATTATTTCTGGACCAATGTCTTGGAAAGAGGGAGCACAGTTTCATTTATTAGGTTTTACTTTGTTATTATTTGTTTTTGTATCTAATATGATGGGATTGCCGTTAACTTTGACAGTTGGTGGTAAAGGATATTGGAAGAGTCCAACAGCAGATCCAGTAGTCTGTCTAGCTTTAGCATTAATGGTTGTTTTACTTACTCACTATTTTGGAGTACGTGAACAAGGGTTTAAGGAATATTTCGTCAATAGTTATATTAAGCCAGTGTCATTTTTACTACCAATTAAACTATTAGAAGAATTCACAAACACGTTAACATTAGCATTACGTCTTTATGGGAACATTTATGCAGGCGAAATTTTACTAGGCTTAATTGCCAGTTTAGGACTTAGCTACGGACCATGGACCTGGATTATCGGGTTACCATTGGAAATGATTTGGCAAGGATTCTCAATGTTTATCGGAAGTATTCAAGCATTCGTATTTACCACATTAACGATGGTATATATGGCACATAAAGTGCAAGTAGAAGAGTAA
- a CDS encoding F0F1 ATP synthase subunit gamma: MGGSLIDIKKRIASTKKTSQITSAMQMVAGAKLGKSEAVAKDFQIYASKVREVVTHIAATQLAMIEDGNLIGTNSPSNVDFHDMLIERPVKKTGYIVISSDKGLAGNYNSSVIKSTVDMITRDHKSSDEYVFMAVGSAAANFFKSRGMNLAYELRGISDSPSFEEIREIARTATEMYKNEVFDELYVCYNHHVNSISCQYRAEKMLPLSDLDASESVEYEVEYIFEPSKEAILDILLPQYAESLIYGAILDAKAAEFAARMSAMKSATDNAHSIIADLTITYNRARQAAITQEITEIVGGASALE, translated from the coding sequence ATGGGCGGCTCTTTAATTGATATAAAGAAAAGAATTGCTTCAACTAAAAAAACAAGTCAGATTACCAGCGCAATGCAGATGGTTGCTGGTGCTAAGTTAGGTAAATCCGAGGCAGTCGCTAAAGATTTCCAAATCTATGCATCGAAAGTTAGAGAAGTCGTGACTCATATTGCGGCAACTCAATTAGCGATGATTGAAGATGGCAACCTAATCGGCACCAATTCACCATCTAACGTTGATTTTCATGATATGTTGATTGAAAGACCTGTGAAGAAAACGGGTTATATTGTTATTAGTTCAGATAAAGGTTTAGCTGGAAACTACAATAGCTCGGTAATCAAATCAACAGTTGATATGATTACAAGAGATCATAAATCATCAGATGAGTATGTATTTATGGCAGTTGGATCTGCTGCAGCTAATTTCTTTAAAAGTCGTGGGATGAATTTAGCCTATGAATTAAGAGGGATTAGTGATTCACCTTCATTTGAAGAGATTCGTGAAATTGCAAGAACAGCAACTGAGATGTATAAAAATGAAGTTTTTGATGAATTGTACGTTTGTTACAACCATCATGTAAACTCAATCTCTTGCCAATATCGAGCAGAAAAAATGTTGCCACTAAGTGACTTAGATGCCAGCGAATCAGTTGAGTATGAAGTAGAATATATCTTTGAACCTTCTAAAGAAGCTATCTTGGATATTCTTTTACCACAATATGCCGAAAGTTTAATCTATGGAGCAATCCTAGATGCTAAGGCAGCTGAATTTGCTGCTAGAATGAGTGCGATGAAAAGTGCAACAGATAATGCTCATTCGATTATTGCGGATTTAACGATTACCTATAATCGGGCTAGACAAGCAGCTATTACACAAGAAATTACCGAAATTGTTGGCGGTGCTTCGGCGCTAGAATAA
- the atpF gene encoding F0F1 ATP synthase subunit B codes for MYGLVLGESTSAGDTIFVLVSFLLLLLVLKKFAWKPLMTIMEDREKQIAKNIDSAENSRIEANRLAVESKDNLEATRTEASAIITKARENGENIQSEMLEKAKAEADRIIVEAKKDIELEKQKAIESVKNDVSHLSIDIATKLIGKELTSEDHAALIDKYIEGLADDE; via the coding sequence ATGTACGGTTTAGTATTAGGAGAATCCACCAGTGCTGGAGATACAATTTTTGTCTTAGTGTCCTTCTTATTGCTATTGTTAGTTCTAAAGAAATTTGCATGGAAACCATTGATGACTATCATGGAAGACCGCGAAAAGCAAATTGCTAAAAATATCGATAGTGCAGAAAATTCTCGTATTGAGGCCAATCGTTTAGCCGTTGAAAGTAAAGATAATCTTGAAGCGACAAGAACTGAAGCGTCAGCTATTATCACGAAAGCTCGTGAAAATGGTGAAAATATTCAAAGCGAGATGCTAGAAAAAGCGAAAGCAGAAGCAGATCGCATAATAGTAGAAGCGAAAAAAGATATTGAATTAGAAAAACAAAAAGCAATTGAGAGTGTCAAAAATGATGTTAGTCATTTATCTATTGACATTGCCACTAAACTGATTGGAAAAGAATTAACAAGTGAGGATCATGCCGCTTTAATCGATAAGTATATTGAAGGGTTGGCTGATGACGAATGA
- the atpA gene encoding F0F1 ATP synthase subunit alpha, whose amino-acid sequence MGIKAEEISALIKQQIEGYRNELLIDEVGTVTYIGDGIARAYGLENAMSGELLEFSNGVFGMAQNLESNDVGIIILGPFEEIREGDKVRRTGRIMEVPVGEAMIGRVVNSLGQPVDGLGEIATTKTRPVEALAPGVMQRQSVGEPLQTGLKAIDALVPIGRGQRELVIGDRKTGKTSIAIDTIINQKDQDMICIYVAIGQKESTVRNQVETLKRYGAMDYTIVVTASASQPAPMLFIAPYSGTAIGEEFMYNGKHVLIVFDDLSKQAAAYREISLLLRRPPGREAYPGDVFYLHSRLLERAAKLNQELGGGSMTALPFVETQAGDISAYIPTNVISITDGQIFLESDLFYAGTRPAVAAGLSVSRVGGAAQIKAMKKVAGTLRLDLASFRELEAFTQFGSDLDAATQAKLNRGRRTVEILKQDLHAPLPVAKQVMILYALTHGFLDSIPVDEILRFEGEFFDYLDSQKPEILKTIVETKDLPDEKDLDEAINSFKETFIPVKSSI is encoded by the coding sequence ATGGGCATTAAAGCTGAAGAAATCAGTGCTCTAATTAAGCAACAAATAGAAGGGTACCGCAACGAGCTACTTATCGATGAAGTTGGAACTGTAACTTATATCGGTGATGGGATTGCTCGTGCATATGGACTTGAAAATGCCATGTCTGGTGAGTTATTAGAGTTTTCAAATGGTGTATTTGGAATGGCTCAAAACTTAGAGTCAAATGATGTTGGGATTATTATTCTTGGACCTTTTGAAGAGATTCGTGAAGGGGATAAAGTCAGAAGAACCGGTCGTATTATGGAAGTACCAGTTGGAGAAGCGATGATTGGTCGCGTTGTAAACTCACTAGGACAACCAGTTGATGGTTTAGGTGAGATTGCAACAACTAAAACACGCCCAGTTGAAGCATTGGCACCAGGCGTTATGCAACGTCAATCAGTTGGAGAACCTTTACAAACAGGTTTAAAAGCAATTGATGCATTAGTTCCGATTGGTCGTGGTCAACGTGAATTAGTCATTGGGGACCGTAAAACTGGTAAAACAAGTATTGCGATTGATACAATTATTAACCAAAAAGATCAAGATATGATTTGTATCTATGTGGCGATTGGTCAAAAAGAATCAACTGTTCGTAACCAAGTGGAAACACTAAAACGTTACGGTGCAATGGACTATACAATTGTTGTTACAGCAAGTGCCTCTCAACCAGCACCAATGCTGTTTATCGCGCCTTACTCTGGAACTGCAATTGGTGAGGAATTTATGTATAATGGCAAGCATGTTTTAATCGTCTTTGATGATTTATCAAAACAAGCAGCGGCTTATCGTGAAATTTCTTTACTACTTCGTCGTCCTCCAGGTCGCGAAGCGTATCCAGGAGATGTTTTCTATTTGCACTCACGTTTATTAGAACGTGCAGCCAAATTAAACCAAGAACTTGGTGGCGGTTCAATGACTGCTTTACCATTTGTTGAAACACAAGCGGGAGATATCTCTGCTTATATTCCAACAAACGTAATTTCGATTACAGATGGTCAAATATTCTTGGAAAGCGACTTATTCTATGCCGGAACAAGACCAGCCGTAGCTGCTGGATTATCAGTTTCACGGGTAGGTGGTGCTGCACAAATTAAAGCGATGAAAAAAGTAGCTGGAACATTGCGTCTAGATTTGGCAAGTTTCCGTGAGTTAGAGGCCTTTACTCAATTTGGTTCAGACCTTGATGCGGCAACACAAGCAAAATTAAACCGTGGTCGTCGAACTGTCGAAATCTTAAAACAAGATTTACATGCTCCGCTACCAGTAGCCAAACAAGTAATGATTTTATATGCATTAACACATGGTTTCTTAGATAGTATTCCAGTTGATGAGATTTTAAGATTTGAAGGTGAGTTCTTTGATTATCTAGATAGTCAAAAACCAGAAATTTTAAAAACAATTGTTGAAACAAAAGATTTACCAGATGAAAAAGACTTAGATGAAGCGATTAATAGCTTTAAAGAAACCTTTATTCCTGTTAAATCGTCTATCTAA
- a CDS encoding DUF1146 family protein has protein sequence MSIFGVQSLLGVISHILFIMLSFWALRAVRFDNWINKGQVRQAQVLYIFLSIVIGYTVSSFFLEFINLSKSLPYLLK, from the coding sequence GTGTCTATTTTTGGCGTTCAATCTTTATTGGGAGTTATTTCCCATATTCTATTTATTATGTTATCTTTCTGGGCGTTACGTGCTGTACGATTTGACAACTGGATCAATAAAGGACAAGTTAGGCAAGCGCAAGTACTTTATATTTTCTTATCAATCGTAATTGGGTACACGGTTAGTAGCTTTTTCTTGGAGTTTATTAATCTATCGAAAAGTTTGCCGTATTTGTTAAAATAA
- a CDS encoding ISNCY family transposase, protein MNEDKKYNVIKAVTEKRKDKKRACVELDLSIRQVNRLIQKYQEGGKAVFSHGNRGKKQMHAVPEDVKKQIIGLYQQFNIKPNVKHFTEILKEDYAICYTDTTIRNILYLANIISPKTQRKTRKKIKARIKAQSMKAKTKLDNPLLPRAEDQLASPEKIHPSRSRKKYQGELIQMDASSYNWFGNDVTHLHLAIDDASGDIVGGYFDTQETLNGYYHVLHQILRNRGIPLAFLTDKRTVFDYQSKTKKVVEEDTFTQFGFACHQLGIDIRTSSIPQAKGRVERLNGTVQSRLPVDLELAGIQSIVEANHFLTKWIQSFNRKFGNKTKESIYEKAPTKSEMNLLLARVANRKIDSGHHIRYQNNYYLPTEGSEDQYFTRGSKALVIESFNGEIYVNIAEKIYTTRRLKEHDDYSTEFDPIPEQKKERRQYIPPQSHPWKLESFKRYLRSIGKTLEEYEAERAA, encoded by the coding sequence ATGAATGAAGATAAGAAATATAACGTAATAAAAGCTGTCACAGAAAAAAGAAAAGATAAGAAGAGAGCTTGTGTTGAACTAGATCTCTCGATCAGACAAGTCAATCGATTAATCCAAAAATATCAAGAAGGAGGAAAGGCTGTTTTTTCACACGGCAATAGAGGAAAAAAACAGATGCATGCCGTACCGGAGGATGTAAAAAAACAAATCATTGGGCTTTATCAACAGTTTAATATAAAACCGAATGTGAAGCACTTTACTGAAATATTAAAGGAGGATTATGCGATCTGTTACACCGATACAACGATTCGAAATATTTTATACCTAGCGAATATTATCTCACCTAAAACACAAAGAAAGACACGAAAAAAAATAAAAGCTCGAATCAAAGCACAATCAATGAAAGCAAAGACAAAGCTTGATAATCCACTGCTTCCAAGAGCCGAAGATCAACTGGCTTCACCCGAAAAAATCCATCCTAGCCGCTCTAGGAAAAAATACCAAGGAGAGCTGATTCAAATGGATGCCAGTTCATACAATTGGTTCGGGAACGACGTCACCCATCTTCACTTAGCGATTGATGACGCTTCTGGGGATATCGTTGGTGGGTATTTCGACACGCAAGAAACGCTCAATGGCTATTATCATGTGCTCCATCAGATCCTCCGTAACCGAGGGATTCCTTTAGCTTTTTTAACCGATAAACGAACCGTTTTTGACTATCAATCCAAAACCAAGAAAGTCGTTGAGGAAGATACCTTCACGCAATTTGGTTTTGCCTGCCATCAACTCGGTATTGACATTCGTACCTCCTCTATTCCACAAGCGAAAGGCCGTGTAGAACGATTAAACGGCACGGTTCAATCACGACTTCCTGTAGATTTAGAATTAGCAGGGATCCAATCTATTGTGGAAGCCAATCATTTTTTAACAAAATGGATTCAATCATTTAACAGGAAGTTTGGTAATAAGACGAAGGAATCAATCTATGAGAAGGCACCTACGAAATCAGAGATGAATTTATTATTAGCACGAGTCGCAAATAGAAAAATCGATAGTGGGCATCACATTCGGTATCAAAATAACTACTATTTACCGACGGAGGGTAGCGAAGATCAGTACTTTACACGCGGATCAAAAGCCCTCGTTATCGAATCCTTTAACGGCGAAATCTATGTAAATATCGCTGAAAAAATATACACAACAAGGAGACTGAAAGAACATGACGACTATTCAACAGAGTTTGACCCGATTCCAGAGCAAAAAAAAGAAAGACGCCAGTATATTCCCCCACAATCTCACCCGTGGAAACTAGAGTCTTTCAAAAGATATCTTCGCAGCATCGGAAAAACACTCGAAGAATACGAAGCTGAACGAGCAGCTTAA
- a CDS encoding DNA-directed RNA polymerase subunit beta, with product MRQKKIKLTSLPTAYKVLIVICTIILAFLIGSMIGFGVLGDGNPFSIFDSATWKHIFSYFTKGKVVK from the coding sequence ATGAGGCAGAAAAAAATAAAATTAACCAGTCTACCAACTGCCTATAAGGTGTTGATTGTAATTTGCACAATTATCTTGGCATTCTTGATTGGATCCATGATTGGTTTTGGAGTACTAGGAGATGGAAATCCATTTTCTATTTTCGATTCAGCAACTTGGAAACATATTTTTAGTTACTTCACTAAGGGAAAAGTTGTTAAATAA
- the atpD gene encoding F0F1 ATP synthase subunit beta, which produces MSIGQIVQVIGPVVDVEFPLDGSLPDINNALIVKKIYNKNAETNEAPETIVLEVALELGDGIIRTIAMESTDGLQRGMDVEDTGRAISVPVGKETLGRVFNVLGETIDLQEPFPAEARRDVIHRSAPAFDELSSSTEILETGIKVIDLLAPYLKGGKIGLFGGAGVGKTVLIQELIHNIAEEHGGISVFTGVGERTREGNDLYFEMRESGVIEKTAMVFGQMNEPPGARMRVALTGLTIAEYFRDDEGQDVLLFIDNIFRFTQAGSEVSALLGRMPSAVGYQPTLATEMGQLQERITSTRKGSITSIQAIYVPADDYTDPAPATAFAHLDATTNLERKLTEQGIYPAVDPLASSSSALAPEIVGKEHYKVATEVQQTLQRYRELQDIIAILGMDELSDSEKILVSRARRVQFFLSQNFHVAEAFTGQPGSYVPVKDTIRGFKDILDGKYDDIPEDAFRSVGKIEDVVAKAKAEGY; this is translated from the coding sequence ATGAGTATAGGTCAAATTGTTCAAGTAATTGGACCCGTTGTCGATGTGGAATTCCCATTAGATGGATCATTACCTGATATTAATAATGCCCTAATTGTTAAAAAAATCTACAATAAAAATGCTGAAACAAATGAAGCACCTGAAACTATTGTTTTAGAAGTTGCTTTAGAGTTAGGTGATGGCATCATTCGTACCATCGCAATGGAATCAACAGACGGACTGCAACGTGGGATGGATGTTGAAGACACTGGACGTGCGATTTCAGTTCCAGTTGGAAAGGAAACTTTGGGTCGTGTGTTTAACGTATTAGGCGAAACCATTGATTTACAAGAGCCTTTTCCAGCTGAAGCTCGTCGTGATGTCATTCATAGAAGCGCTCCAGCTTTTGATGAATTAAGTAGTAGTACTGAAATTTTAGAAACTGGAATTAAAGTAATTGATTTACTTGCTCCGTATTTAAAAGGTGGTAAAATCGGGTTATTTGGTGGAGCGGGTGTTGGTAAAACAGTACTTATCCAGGAATTAATTCACAATATTGCTGAAGAACATGGTGGAATTTCAGTATTTACCGGAGTTGGGGAACGTACCCGTGAAGGTAATGATTTGTATTTTGAAATGAGAGAATCTGGTGTTATCGAAAAAACAGCGATGGTATTTGGTCAAATGAATGAGCCGCCTGGTGCACGTATGCGTGTTGCTTTAACTGGTTTAACAATTGCTGAATATTTCCGTGATGATGAAGGACAAGATGTACTTTTATTTATCGATAATATTTTCCGTTTCACTCAAGCGGGTTCAGAAGTATCGGCACTTTTAGGTCGTATGCCTTCTGCCGTTGGGTATCAGCCTACATTGGCAACAGAAATGGGTCAATTACAAGAGCGTATTACTTCAACAAGAAAAGGTTCAATCACATCTATTCAAGCTATCTATGTACCAGCCGATGATTATACCGATCCGGCTCCTGCTACAGCGTTTGCCCATTTAGATGCAACAACTAACTTAGAACGTAAATTAACGGAACAAGGGATTTATCCTGCAGTTGATCCGTTAGCTTCTTCTTCAAGTGCATTGGCACCTGAAATTGTTGGGAAAGAACATTATAAAGTAGCAACTGAAGTTCAACAAACGTTACAACGTTATCGTGAATTACAAGATATTATTGCTATTTTAGGAATGGATGAATTATCAGATAGCGAGAAGATTTTAGTTTCTCGTGCACGTCGTGTTCAGTTCTTCTTATCACAAAATTTCCACGTTGCTGAAGCCTTTACTGGACAACCAGGATCTTATGTACCAGTTAAAGACACGATTCGTGGCTTTAAAGATATATTAGATGGGAAATACGATGATATACCTGAAGATGCATTTAGAAGTGTTGGGAAAATTGAAGATGTTGTTGCTAAAGCGAAGGCTGAAGGCTACTAA
- a CDS encoding rod shape-determining protein has translation MAKDIGIDLGTANVLIHVKGKGIVLNEPAVVAIDTTNGQVLAVGEEAYRMVGRTPGNIRAIRPLEDGVIADFDITEAMLSYFIDKLNVKGFLSKPNILICCPTNITSIEQKAIIQAAEKSGGKNVYLEEEPKVAAIGAGMDIFQPSGNMVIDIGGGTSDIAVLSMGDIVTSRSLKLAGDKLDSEITQYVKKKYKLLIGERTAESIKMEIGTVFPKNRTDSMDVRGRDMVSGLPRTITITSDEVQEALNESMMLIVQQAKDVLEQTPPELSADIIDRGIILTGGGALLDGIDQLFAEELKVPVFVAERPLDAVALGTGILLENINKKRR, from the coding sequence ATGGCGAAAGATATAGGTATCGATTTAGGTACAGCAAATGTATTGATTCATGTAAAAGGTAAAGGAATTGTTCTAAATGAACCGGCTGTAGTAGCTATTGATACAACAAATGGACAAGTTTTAGCAGTTGGTGAGGAAGCTTATCGTATGGTAGGACGGACTCCAGGAAATATACGTGCAATTCGTCCCTTAGAAGATGGCGTTATTGCTGATTTTGATATTACAGAGGCAATGCTTTCATATTTCATAGATAAATTAAACGTAAAAGGTTTCTTATCAAAGCCAAACATCTTAATTTGCTGCCCTACAAATATCACATCTATTGAGCAAAAAGCCATTATTCAAGCTGCTGAAAAAAGTGGTGGGAAAAATGTTTATCTTGAAGAAGAGCCTAAAGTTGCTGCAATTGGTGCTGGAATGGATATTTTCCAACCAAGCGGAAATATGGTTATTGACATAGGTGGAGGAACTAGTGATATCGCAGTTTTATCAATGGGAGATATTGTTACGAGTCGTTCATTAAAATTAGCTGGTGATAAGCTAGACAGTGAAATTACACAATATGTGAAGAAAAAATATAAATTATTAATTGGTGAACGTACTGCTGAATCAATTAAGATGGAGATTGGAACTGTTTTTCCTAAGAATCGTACAGATTCAATGGATGTTCGTGGTCGCGATATGGTTAGTGGTTTACCTAGAACAATTACAATTACATCAGATGAAGTTCAAGAAGCATTAAATGAATCAATGATGTTGATTGTTCAACAAGCAAAAGACGTATTAGAACAAACACCGCCTGAATTATCAGCGGATATCATAGATCGTGGAATCATCTTAACTGGTGGCGGTGCGTTACTAGATGGGATTGATCAACTATTTGCAGAAGAACTAAAAGTACCTGTATTTGTAGCTGAACGTCCACTAGATGCTGTTGCTCTAGGAACAGGGATTTTATTAGAAAATATCAATAAAAAGCGTCGTTAA
- the atpE gene encoding F0F1 ATP synthase subunit C, translating to MGLIGAAIAVAGAAIGASLGNGKVISKTIESVARQPELQSRLQMMMFIGVGLIEAVPIMAVVIAFILVFK from the coding sequence ATGGGTTTAATCGGGGCAGCAATCGCAGTAGCAGGAGCAGCAATCGGAGCATCACTAGGTAACGGGAAAGTAATCTCTAAAACAATCGAATCAGTGGCGCGTCAACCTGAATTACAAAGTAGACTGCAAATGATGATGTTTATTGGGGTCGGTTTGATTGAAGCTGTTCCAATTATGGCAGTAGTTATTGCCTTTATCTTAGTATTTAAATAA
- the atpH gene encoding ATP synthase F1 subunit delta, whose protein sequence is MKLDKHTVASRYAKAYYRLAEEHDSIEEAFDNMMDIRQIFQDNQGLGLVLSDARLSASQKRPIIENLMKNFPELMQNFVQMIFDYDRMNDMELIVDEFEKLYDYKNRTILAKVTTAVPLSATQKEQLSASFLKKMDGKRVMFDEVVDPTILGGVIIEAEHQIFDGSIRLNLETLKKQIIK, encoded by the coding sequence ATGAAATTAGACAAACACACAGTAGCAAGTCGATATGCAAAAGCCTATTATAGACTAGCAGAAGAACATGATTCCATTGAAGAAGCTTTTGATAACATGATGGATATTCGTCAAATTTTTCAAGACAACCAAGGTCTTGGTCTTGTTTTGTCAGATGCGCGTTTATCTGCCTCTCAAAAGCGTCCAATCATAGAAAATTTAATGAAAAATTTTCCAGAACTTATGCAGAATTTTGTTCAAATGATATTTGATTATGATCGAATGAACGATATGGAATTAATCGTTGACGAATTTGAAAAGCTTTACGACTATAAAAATCGCACAATTTTAGCGAAGGTAACAACTGCTGTACCACTATCAGCTACTCAAAAAGAACAATTATCTGCGTCATTTCTTAAAAAAATGGACGGAAAAAGAGTGATGTTTGATGAAGTTGTTGATCCAACTATCTTGGGTGGAGTCATTATTGAAGCAGAACATCAAATTTTCGATGGAAGTATTCGTTTGAATTTAGAAACATTGAAAAAACAAATCATTAAATAA
- a CDS encoding F0F1 ATP synthase subunit epsilon gives MAALRVNIVTPDGLVYDHQANMVVAKTLDGEIGILPQHAPIIVPLQINEVRIKRIDRPDHEDAVAVNGGVMEVRDNVCIILADSAERERDIDLSRAERAKEKAEKRIEAAKEHEDRDEIQRATVALHKAINRISVKHHGQ, from the coding sequence ATGGCTGCTTTAAGAGTCAATATTGTTACACCAGACGGGCTTGTTTATGATCATCAGGCGAATATGGTTGTTGCTAAAACCCTCGATGGAGAAATCGGGATTTTACCACAGCACGCTCCAATTATTGTTCCTTTGCAAATTAATGAAGTTCGGATTAAACGAATTGATCGACCAGACCACGAAGATGCAGTTGCTGTAAATGGTGGGGTTATGGAAGTTCGTGATAATGTTTGTATTATTCTTGCGGATAGTGCAGAAAGAGAACGTGATATTGATTTAAGCCGTGCTGAACGTGCAAAAGAAAAAGCTGAAAAACGAATTGAAGCAGCGAAAGAACATGAAGATCGTGACGAAATTCAACGAGCAACAGTTGCTTTACACAAAGCAATTAACCGGATTTCGGTTAAACATCATGGTCAGTAG
- the murA gene encoding UDP-N-acetylglucosamine 1-carboxyvinyltransferase: MEKIIVRGGKRLEGTVKVEGAKNAVLPILAATILASVGESKLTNVPTLSDVYTINEVLHHLNLDVTFNEKNKTVAVNATHELNFEAPFEYVSKMRASIVVMGPLLARLGHAKVALPGGCAIGTRPIDLHLKGFEAMGAKVHIENGYIEAFADKLKGARIYLDFPSVGATQNIMMAATLAEGTTTIENVAREPEIVDLANFLNRMGAKVVGAGTETIRIEGVKELVGTEHGIIPDRIEAGTFMIAAAMTKGNVLVEDAMSEHNKPLISKLKEMNVTIIEEENGLRVIGPDQLKATDVKTMPHPGFPTDMQAQMTAIQLLAEGTSTMTETVFENRYMHMEELRRMNANFKVEGSSLVIYGPTNLQGAEVAATDLRAAAALILSGLCAEGYTRVTHLEYLDRGYFEFHKKLQALGADVERVNEEDTHVLADAELASLFN; this comes from the coding sequence ATGGAAAAAATAATTGTTCGTGGCGGTAAGCGTCTGGAAGGAACAGTTAAAGTAGAGGGTGCTAAAAATGCAGTTTTACCTATTTTAGCAGCAACTATCTTAGCAAGTGTTGGTGAAAGTAAGTTAACAAATGTACCAACATTGTCTGATGTTTATACAATTAATGAAGTGCTACATCACTTAAATTTAGATGTTACGTTTAATGAAAAAAATAAAACTGTTGCAGTTAATGCAACTCATGAATTAAATTTTGAAGCTCCATTTGAGTACGTAAGCAAAATGCGTGCGTCAATTGTAGTTATGGGTCCATTATTAGCGAGATTAGGTCATGCTAAAGTTGCTCTTCCAGGAGGATGTGCAATTGGAACTAGACCAATTGATTTACATTTAAAAGGCTTTGAAGCGATGGGTGCGAAAGTACATATCGAAAATGGATATATCGAAGCTTTTGCAGATAAACTAAAAGGTGCACGTATCTATCTTGATTTCCCAAGTGTAGGTGCAACACAGAATATTATGATGGCAGCTACTTTAGCTGAGGGAACAACAACGATTGAAAACGTAGCTCGTGAACCTGAAATTGTTGATTTAGCTAACTTCTTGAATCGTATGGGTGCTAAAGTTGTTGGTGCTGGTACTGAAACAATCAGAATTGAAGGCGTAAAAGAGTTAGTTGGAACGGAACATGGAATTATTCCTGACCGTATTGAAGCTGGTACATTTATGATTGCCGCTGCAATGACTAAAGGAAATGTTTTAGTAGAAGATGCGATGTCTGAACACAACAAACCTTTAATTTCTAAATTAAAAGAAATGAATGTAACGATTATTGAAGAAGAAAATGGTCTACGTGTAATTGGACCGGATCAGTTAAAAGCAACTGATGTGAAAACAATGCCTCATCCTGGTTTCCCAACAGATATGCAAGCACAAATGACTGCTATTCAATTATTAGCAGAAGGTACAAGTACAATGACTGAAACGGTTTTTGAAAATCGTTACATGCATATGGAAGAATTACGACGCATGAATGCGAACTTTAAAGTAGAAGGTTCCTCTTTAGTTATTTATGGTCCTACAAACTTACAAGGTGCTGAAGTAGCTGCTACGGATCTTAGAGCAGCAGCAGCCTTAATTTTAAGTGGTTTATGTGCAGAAGGTTATACACGTGTAACTCATTTAGAATATCTAGATCGTGGTTATTTTGAATTCCACAAAAAATTACAAGCATTAGGTGCTGATGTTGAACGTGTTAACGAAGAAGACACACATGTTTTAGCGGATGCTGAATTAGCAAGCTTATTTAATTAA